Proteins encoded by one window of Spirochaetota bacterium:
- a CDS encoding AraC family transcriptional regulator, translating to MSNLIAIGRILPRMHTPMHQHDEWEIVVYLEGSGTSVIEGVSHPFSAGTVVCIPPGHEHNDNGEKYRSIWIQFQRMDAPRTPIIMQEPAHAPLSRIADILCSEFSRGVEHREFCDSMLDALIMGIVADEHLPRHHPSVETLKRELTAHVHDADFKVRDALRDHALSSFHLSRLFTKAVGKSPRQYLITLRIRETAALIRMGAGTIRAIAREFGFKDPYHFSRLFKQRMGVSPARYRR from the coding sequence ATGTCGAACCTCATCGCCATCGGGCGGATACTCCCCCGCATGCACACGCCCATGCATCAGCATGATGAATGGGAGATCGTCGTGTATCTCGAAGGCAGCGGCACCTCCGTCATCGAGGGTGTATCGCATCCTTTTTCCGCCGGGACGGTGGTATGCATCCCTCCCGGCCATGAGCACAACGACAACGGCGAAAAATACCGGAGCATATGGATACAATTCCAGAGGATGGACGCTCCGCGCACGCCGATCATCATGCAGGAGCCTGCGCACGCCCCCCTTTCGAGGATAGCGGATATCCTCTGCTCGGAGTTCAGCCGCGGCGTAGAACATCGGGAATTCTGCGACAGCATGCTCGATGCGCTCATCATGGGGATCGTGGCGGACGAGCATCTCCCGCGCCATCACCCGTCGGTAGAAACGCTTAAGCGCGAGCTCACCGCGCATGTGCACGATGCCGACTTCAAGGTACGCGATGCGCTCCGCGATCACGCACTTTCATCGTTCCATCTCTCCCGGCTCTTCACGAAAGCGGTCGGCAAATCACCGCGGCAATATCTTATCACGCTTCGCATCAGGGAAACGGCTGCGCTTATCCGTATGGGCGCCGGTACGATACGGGCCATCGCCCGTGAATTCGGGTTCAAGGACCCGTATCATTTTTCACGGCTTTTTAAGCAGCGCATGGGCGTCAGCCCGGCACGTTATCGCCGCTGA
- a CDS encoding STAS domain-containing protein, whose translation MEIVDIKMPLTMATLPDIMEERISRVTYDKDVVVRLSGDVDLLGLQVLMTMRKQAERNKVGFSVEGLPERYKRYFPKKAGAPAV comes from the coding sequence ATGGAGATCGTCGATATAAAAATGCCACTGACAATGGCAACGCTCCCGGACATCATGGAGGAGCGTATCAGCCGCGTTACATACGATAAGGACGTGGTGGTCAGGCTTTCCGGGGATGTGGACCTCCTTGGGCTGCAGGTGCTTATGACGATGCGCAAGCAGGCCGAGCGAAATAAGGTCGGTTTTTCCGTTGAGGGATTGCCCGAGCGCTATAAGCGATATTTCCCGAAAAAGGCGGGAGCGCCCGCCGTATAA
- the fabD gene encoding ACP S-malonyltransferase: MKAAAFIFPGQGAQKPGMGKDIYEAYPDAREIFDAAGKAAGIDVKSLCFEGSEDDLKKTENTQPCIVTVSVAAWRVLIEKGFTVSAAAGHSLGEFAALVAGGYLSFADAVKAVRERGLIMAGADKEGKGAMAAVLGLSSADVAAICDETPGVVVANYNDPGQTVISGERAAVEAAGAKAKDRGAKRVVPLAVSGAFHSPLMTEASKDFASVLEKMTFTEGKAPVFSNVTAKVHVFAEIRTRMAEQMYSSVRWVESMAALAAMKPAMCIEAGPNKVLAGLMKKCAADVAVQNAGTAAEIEAVASQG, from the coding sequence ATGAAAGCAGCAGCATTTATTTTTCCCGGGCAGGGAGCGCAGAAGCCGGGCATGGGGAAGGACATCTATGAGGCATATCCCGATGCGCGGGAGATATTCGATGCCGCGGGAAAAGCTGCGGGCATTGACGTGAAGTCGCTCTGCTTCGAAGGCAGCGAGGACGATCTTAAGAAGACCGAGAATACACAGCCGTGCATAGTCACCGTGAGCGTTGCCGCGTGGCGCGTGCTCATAGAGAAAGGGTTTACCGTTTCCGCAGCAGCCGGGCACAGCCTCGGCGAATTCGCCGCACTCGTTGCCGGCGGATATCTTTCGTTCGCGGATGCCGTGAAAGCGGTGCGCGAGCGCGGGCTTATCATGGCAGGCGCGGATAAAGAGGGGAAGGGCGCGATGGCCGCCGTGCTTGGACTGTCGTCAGCTGATGTCGCTGCGATATGCGACGAGACCCCCGGTGTCGTGGTCGCGAACTATAATGATCCGGGCCAGACCGTCATTTCCGGTGAACGCGCCGCGGTGGAAGCCGCCGGTGCGAAGGCGAAGGACAGAGGCGCAAAGCGCGTCGTTCCCCTTGCCGTAAGCGGGGCTTTCCATTCGCCGCTCATGACCGAGGCATCGAAGGATTTCGCCTCCGTGCTCGAAAAGATGACCTTTACGGAAGGGAAGGCACCGGTATTCTCCAATGTCACCGCGAAAGTGCATGTGTTCGCCGAGATCCGTACGAGAATGGCCGAGCAGATGTACTCATCCGTGCGATGGGTCGAATCAATGGCAGCCCTTGCCGCGATGAAACCTGCCATGTGTATCGAAGCGGGGCCAAATAAAGTGCTCGCCGGGCTCATGAAAAAATGCGCAGCGGATGTGGCGGTGCAGAACGCCGGGACGGCGGCGGAAATAGAGGCGGTGGCTTCTCAGGGATGA
- the rpsI gene encoding 30S ribosomal protein S9 translates to MSKQIAIHVGKRKSAIARVRMKSGAGKIIVNDREVEDYFNGRETIINALRMPLIVTSTVGKVDVTANISGGGLHAQAEALRHGISRALLTLDAENRTALKKNGFLTRDPREVERKKYGHKSARKSFQFSKR, encoded by the coding sequence ATGAGCAAGCAGATCGCCATCCATGTGGGAAAACGCAAATCGGCCATAGCGCGTGTACGGATGAAAAGCGGCGCCGGCAAGATAATCGTCAACGACCGCGAGGTCGAGGATTATTTCAACGGGCGCGAGACCATCATCAACGCGCTTCGCATGCCCCTCATCGTGACGAGCACGGTCGGCAAGGTCGACGTGACCGCGAACATCTCTGGCGGCGGCCTTCATGCCCAGGCGGAAGCGCTCAGGCACGGCATATCCCGCGCGCTCCTCACGCTCGACGCCGAGAACCGCACGGCGCTCAAGAAAAACGGCTTTCTCACCCGCGATCCGCGCGAGGTCGAGCGCAAGAAATACGGACATAAAAGCGCCCGCAAAAGCTTTCAGTTCTCGAAACGCTGA
- a CDS encoding alpha/beta fold hydrolase, which translates to MFFIKTIRSCMIVSLTVQCLCVFGAPAAIKKIPISYMSGDLRITGLMSKPEGSGPFPVVIINHGGFDPASSVGGFMDIFTAFGLVAIASDYRGVAGSAGKHELAAGEVDDVLNAIVYAKTLPSIDSERIVMWGYSHGGAIAFLAAARSPEIKAIATFGAPIEFADCYKYWKENVGTTPSLEKLIACSIYVGGTPEENPDAWKIRSPLYVAGRIACPTLIAQGGKDEAVPARQAVLMAETMKRSGNTNVILLLDPESHHVFDAGTFERIVKPMAAFLLVRAGVGRK; encoded by the coding sequence ATGTTTTTTATAAAAACAATACGATCATGCATGATAGTCTCGCTCACGGTGCAGTGTCTATGCGTATTCGGCGCACCCGCCGCAATAAAAAAGATCCCTATCTCCTACATGAGCGGAGATCTCAGGATCACCGGATTGATGAGCAAGCCGGAAGGAAGCGGCCCGTTCCCCGTGGTCATCATCAATCACGGCGGATTTGATCCGGCATCGAGCGTCGGCGGGTTCATGGATATTTTTACCGCTTTCGGTCTCGTGGCGATCGCTTCCGATTATCGCGGCGTTGCCGGCTCGGCGGGAAAACACGAACTTGCCGCGGGCGAAGTGGACGATGTACTGAACGCGATCGTGTACGCAAAGACACTCCCCTCTATCGACAGCGAACGCATCGTCATGTGGGGATACAGTCACGGCGGCGCCATCGCTTTTCTTGCCGCCGCGCGCAGCCCGGAGATAAAAGCGATCGCAACGTTCGGCGCGCCTATTGAATTCGCCGACTGCTATAAATACTGGAAAGAGAACGTCGGCACAACGCCGTCGCTCGAAAAACTCATCGCCTGTTCGATCTATGTCGGCGGTACGCCCGAAGAGAACCCCGACGCTTGGAAGATACGCTCTCCGCTCTATGTCGCCGGCCGCATCGCTTGCCCTACGCTCATCGCGCAGGGCGGGAAAGACGAGGCCGTACCGGCTCGGCAGGCGGTCCTTATGGCGGAGACGATGAAACGATCGGGCAATACGAACGTGATACTGCTCCTCGACCCCGAGTCCCATCACGTATTCGATGCCGGAACATTCGAGCGTATCGTCAAGCCGATGGCCGCTTTTCTCCTCGTGCGGGCTGGTGTCGGGCGAAAGTGA
- a CDS encoding bifunctional nuclease family protein, with the protein MIEAKIVNLAITDKGFVIILKPKGHEKVIPIFVGALESQSISIVLLGLTQPRPLSHDLFRNVLESFNVRIEQVIVDDLRNDTFYAKMVLTQGNETLRIDARPSDAIAMALRTKSPIFVEEKVIEAAGIFLDDKMLKDAISPVARKDDAPPFGESGVAAGEGPVPAVDAVKRAADPVSTKTKKEQLTAMLEDAVREERYEDAALLRDELGKLSVIE; encoded by the coding sequence GTGATCGAAGCAAAAATAGTCAATCTGGCCATTACCGATAAGGGCTTTGTCATCATACTCAAGCCCAAGGGCCACGAAAAGGTCATACCCATTTTTGTCGGTGCGCTCGAATCGCAGTCGATATCGATAGTGCTCCTCGGGCTTACGCAGCCGCGTCCGCTCTCACATGATCTCTTCAGGAACGTGCTGGAGAGCTTCAATGTCCGTATCGAACAGGTCATCGTCGATGATCTGCGCAATGATACCTTCTATGCGAAAATGGTGCTTACGCAGGGCAATGAAACGCTGCGTATCGATGCGCGGCCGTCGGATGCCATTGCCATGGCGCTTCGGACAAAATCGCCGATATTCGTCGAGGAAAAGGTCATAGAAGCGGCAGGTATTTTCCTTGACGACAAGATGCTCAAGGACGCTATATCGCCGGTGGCCAGAAAGGACGATGCGCCGCCGTTCGGTGAAAGCGGTGTCGCTGCCGGAGAGGGCCCCGTGCCCGCGGTCGATGCGGTGAAACGCGCTGCCGACCCGGTGAGCACGAAGACGAAGAAAGAGCAGTTGACCGCCATGCTTGAGGACGCGGTGCGCGAGGAGCGCTACGAGGACGCGGCACTGCTCCGCGACGAGCTCGGGAAACTCTCCGTCATCGAATAA
- the rplI gene encoding 50S ribosomal protein L9, with amino-acid sequence MEVILRQDYPLLGYEGDICKVKNGYARNYLFPRSIAMPATDANLRSLKALQKNIEKKKATRTIDASGTKEKLEATTINIPVKVGENEKMYGSVSSQTVADALVKAGFPVQKRDVELSDHIKSLGAFTVRVKVYTGVYADVKIWVAKE; translated from the coding sequence ATGGAAGTCATACTCAGACAGGATTATCCGCTGCTCGGATACGAAGGCGATATCTGCAAGGTCAAGAACGGCTATGCGCGTAACTATCTCTTCCCGAGAAGCATCGCCATGCCGGCCACCGATGCGAACCTCAGGTCGCTCAAGGCGCTCCAGAAGAACATCGAGAAGAAAAAGGCTACGCGGACCATCGACGCGTCCGGCACGAAGGAAAAACTCGAGGCAACGACGATAAACATCCCGGTCAAGGTCGGCGAGAATGAAAAGATGTACGGCTCGGTCTCATCGCAGACGGTAGCCGATGCGCTCGTAAAAGCGGGCTTTCCCGTTCAGAAGCGCGATGTCGAACTTTCCGATCATATCAAATCGCTCGGTGCGTTCACGGTGCGCGTGAAGGTGTACACCGGAGTATACGCCGACGTCAAGATCTGGGTAGCGAAAGAGTAA
- a CDS encoding Gfo/Idh/MocA family oxidoreductase: protein MGRVKVAVIGIGNMGGPHVRDISTMDDLSLVGVCDIDKAKADKVAAEYKTTAYYDHRTLLEKSGAEAIVIATPHYDHTTITIDAFARGVHVLVEKPIAVHVNDAKKMIAAWEEAKKKDPKIVFSAMFMQRTYGFWQKIKSLIDGGDLGKLQRASWIITDWYRTQQYYDSGGWRATWAGEGGGVLMNQCPHNLDLYQWFFGVPDRITGFVALGKYHTIEVEDEVTAYFEYKNGMVGHFVTTTAEAPGTNRLEIAGENGKLVYENGKMTFVQNRTPVFKHLKECQSGFDRPESWTIDIPYKHHGQPGHRIIMDNFANAILKGEKLLAPAEQGINSVMMNNAIMLSSFEKRTIDLPMSGDAFESKLKDLIKGSKFKKEVKATGTVANMANSF, encoded by the coding sequence ATGGGTCGAGTGAAAGTTGCGGTCATCGGTATCGGGAACATGGGCGGACCGCATGTGCGGGATATCTCCACCATGGATGATCTCTCGCTTGTCGGCGTCTGTGATATCGACAAGGCGAAGGCGGATAAGGTCGCCGCGGAGTATAAGACGACGGCGTATTATGATCACAGGACGCTCCTTGAAAAAAGCGGCGCCGAAGCGATCGTTATCGCCACGCCGCACTACGATCATACGACGATAACGATCGATGCGTTCGCCCGCGGCGTGCACGTACTGGTGGAAAAGCCCATCGCCGTGCATGTCAACGATGCGAAGAAAATGATCGCCGCATGGGAAGAGGCTAAAAAGAAAGACCCGAAGATCGTCTTCTCTGCCATGTTCATGCAGCGCACGTACGGTTTCTGGCAGAAGATCAAGTCGCTCATCGACGGCGGCGATCTCGGCAAACTCCAGCGCGCATCGTGGATAATCACCGACTGGTACCGCACGCAGCAGTACTACGATTCGGGCGGATGGCGCGCGACATGGGCGGGGGAGGGCGGCGGCGTTCTCATGAACCAGTGTCCGCACAATCTCGACCTCTATCAGTGGTTCTTCGGCGTTCCCGACCGGATCACCGGTTTTGTGGCACTGGGGAAGTATCACACTATCGAAGTGGAAGATGAAGTGACCGCATATTTCGAGTACAAGAACGGCATGGTCGGCCATTTCGTCACGACGACGGCGGAGGCGCCGGGAACGAACCGTCTTGAGATAGCCGGCGAGAACGGCAAGCTCGTCTATGAGAACGGCAAGATGACGTTCGTGCAGAACCGTACGCCGGTGTTCAAGCACCTGAAGGAATGCCAGAGCGGGTTCGACCGGCCGGAGTCGTGGACGATAGATATTCCGTATAAGCATCACGGGCAGCCGGGGCATCGTATCATTATGGATAATTTCGCCAATGCGATACTCAAGGGTGAAAAGCTCCTTGCGCCGGCGGAGCAGGGCATCAATTCGGTCATGATGAACAATGCGATAATGCTCTCGTCGTTCGAGAAACGGACCATCGATCTCCCCATGTCGGGGGATGCGTTCGAATCGAAGCTGAAAGACCTTATCAAAGGCTCGAAGTTCAAGAAGGAAGTGAAGGCGACCGGCACCGTCGCGAACATGGCGAATTCGTTCTAA
- a CDS encoding MBL fold metallo-hydrolase: protein MERVFKMIGIAIACIAAVLILAVGALAFMMKDMRAGASAAITDGVYCIKGARVNCYAVSAKTGFILVDAGDSLDAMKASLTALQIDPSRVASVFLTHSDGDHTAGLPLFPNARVYLSHEENDLVTGKKLRHLFFFSRTNHIPAPVYSLVSDGEVAVVGGTSVRAMSTPGHTPGSYSYLIDGKYLFTGDSVILIGGHMKAMGKPFTEDAALNERTVAALKTLTDVAVLGTAHTGYTTNWDSARR from the coding sequence ATGGAACGTGTATTCAAAATGATCGGGATCGCGATTGCGTGTATCGCCGCAGTGCTGATCCTGGCTGTCGGCGCGCTTGCGTTCATGATGAAGGATATGCGCGCCGGGGCATCGGCCGCGATAACTGACGGCGTGTACTGCATCAAGGGTGCGCGGGTGAACTGTTATGCCGTTTCGGCGAAGACGGGCTTTATCCTTGTGGACGCGGGCGACAGCCTCGATGCGATGAAAGCATCGCTCACCGCATTGCAGATAGACCCGTCACGGGTAGCATCGGTATTTCTTACACATTCCGACGGCGATCATACCGCGGGATTACCGCTTTTCCCAAACGCACGCGTGTACCTTTCACACGAGGAGAACGATCTTGTCACGGGAAAGAAGCTCCGTCACCTGTTTTTTTTCTCACGGACCAATCATATTCCCGCGCCGGTGTATTCGCTTGTCAGCGACGGCGAGGTGGCAGTGGTCGGCGGGACATCCGTCCGCGCAATGAGCACGCCGGGGCATACGCCCGGTTCGTATTCCTATCTCATCGATGGGAAATATCTTTTCACCGGGGATTCGGTCATACTCATCGGCGGGCATATGAAGGCCATGGGGAAACCGTTCACTGAGGATGCAGCGCTCAATGAACGGACAGTCGCCGCGTTGAAAACGCTTACTGATGTCGCCGTGCTCGGGACCGCACATACGGGTTATACGACCAACTGGGATTCTGCACGGCGATGA
- the rplM gene encoding 50S ribosomal protein L13, whose product MKDTFVPAAEHMAHRWYLVDADGKTLGRLASRIAHVLKGKNKPTYIWNADGGDYVVVINAGKVKMTGKKLTDKFYHKHSGFAGGMKETSYGDLMRKKPAFVIERAVWGMISHNALGRKIIKKLKVYAGDSHPHTAHKPERLEV is encoded by the coding sequence ATGAAAGACACATTCGTACCCGCCGCGGAGCATATGGCCCATCGCTGGTATCTCGTTGACGCCGACGGGAAGACGCTCGGAAGGCTTGCCAGCCGCATCGCCCATGTGCTCAAGGGCAAGAACAAACCCACGTATATCTGGAACGCAGACGGCGGCGATTATGTCGTCGTCATCAATGCCGGCAAGGTGAAGATGACCGGCAAGAAGCTTACCGATAAATTCTATCACAAGCACAGCGGGTTCGCCGGCGGCATGAAAGAGACATCGTATGGCGATCTCATGCGCAAGAAACCCGCCTTCGTCATCGAACGTGCGGTCTGGGGCATGATCTCGCATAATGCGCTCGGACGCAAGATAATAAAGAAACTGAAAGTATACGCGGGCGATTCACATCCGCATACCGCGCACAAGCCCGAGCGGCTTGAAGTGTAA
- the purB gene encoding adenylosuccinate lyase has product MPHDTYSTPLSERYASKAMLSVFSDDFKFTTWRRLWIALAEEEKTLGLPITDAQIAAMKAHITDIDYEYAAAKEKELRHDVMAHIHTYGKAAPEAAPIIHLGATSAYVGDNTDLIQMREAFTIVLGKLYHVIRSLMEAARAAKDISTLAFTHFQPAQPTTVGKRITLWVQDLVDDFLEMQECVSSMRFRGVKGTTGTQASFLALFNGDHEKVKALDRAVTSRFGFPSSYAVTGQTYPRRFDSKAGKALSLLAEDAHKIATDIRLLQSMKEVEEPFESTQVGSSAMAYKRNPMRSERICSLARFIIGCSHSLEMTAATQWFERTLDDSANKRLAVPQMFLAADAIVIILENIARGLVINKKVIERNLMRELPFMATENILMAAVAKGADRQKVHERIRELSQRAGNEVKQEGKENRLIEYIAADREIGLSQKDIDAVMDLPNFTGRAAAQVDDFHRDVVAPFLERFTGMQGRADGELKV; this is encoded by the coding sequence ATGCCGCACGATACGTATTCCACGCCGCTCTCGGAACGCTATGCGTCAAAGGCGATGCTCTCCGTCTTTTCCGATGATTTCAAATTCACGACGTGGCGCAGGCTCTGGATTGCGCTCGCTGAAGAGGAGAAAACGCTCGGGCTTCCGATAACCGATGCGCAGATAGCGGCAATGAAGGCGCATATCACGGATATCGATTATGAGTATGCCGCCGCGAAGGAAAAGGAACTCCGTCACGATGTGATGGCGCATATCCATACCTACGGCAAGGCCGCCCCGGAAGCGGCACCGATCATCCATCTCGGCGCTACGAGCGCGTACGTCGGCGATAATACCGATCTCATACAGATGCGTGAGGCGTTCACCATCGTACTCGGGAAACTGTACCATGTCATCCGGTCGCTCATGGAGGCGGCGCGTGCGGCGAAGGATATATCTACGCTTGCGTTCACTCATTTTCAGCCGGCGCAGCCGACGACGGTGGGCAAGCGCATAACGCTCTGGGTGCAGGACCTTGTCGATGATTTTCTGGAGATGCAGGAATGCGTTTCATCGATGCGCTTCCGCGGCGTGAAGGGCACGACCGGCACGCAGGCGAGCTTTCTCGCGCTCTTTAACGGTGATCATGAGAAGGTGAAGGCGCTCGACCGGGCGGTGACATCGCGTTTCGGTTTTCCCTCGAGCTACGCCGTCACCGGACAGACCTATCCGCGTCGCTTCGACAGCAAGGCGGGAAAAGCCCTTTCGCTCCTCGCCGAGGACGCGCATAAGATAGCCACTGATATACGGCTTCTGCAGAGCATGAAGGAAGTGGAAGAGCCTTTCGAATCGACGCAGGTGGGCTCATCCGCCATGGCCTATAAACGCAATCCCATGCGGAGCGAACGCATCTGTTCGCTTGCGCGTTTCATTATCGGCTGTTCGCACTCGCTGGAGATGACCGCCGCAACACAGTGGTTCGAGCGTACGCTCGACGACTCTGCCAACAAACGTCTTGCCGTCCCGCAGATGTTCCTCGCTGCGGACGCCATCGTCATCATCCTTGAGAACATCGCGCGCGGGCTTGTCATCAATAAGAAAGTGATAGAGCGCAATCTCATGCGCGAACTGCCGTTCATGGCCACGGAGAACATCCTCATGGCTGCGGTGGCGAAGGGCGCCGACAGGCAGAAGGTGCATGAGCGCATACGCGAGCTTTCACAGCGGGCGGGGAATGAAGTGAAGCAGGAAGGGAAGGAGAACCGTCTTATAGAGTATATCGCGGCGGACAGGGAGATAGGTCTTTCGCAGAAGGATATCGATGCGGTGATGGACCTCCCGAATTTCACCGGACGCGCGGCGGCGCAGGTGGACGATTTTCATCGCGATGTGGTCGCTCCGTTCCTGGAACGCTTCACGGGTATGCAGGGGCGCGCGGACGGCGAGCTGAAAGTGTGA
- a CDS encoding sugar phosphate isomerase/epimerase: MKIPSTKIALQCYSIRDYLKTPEDMEKTFKKVKEIGYEAVQLSGLGEIEPRRLKDMLDKNGLYCCASHDGIPALTEKFDETVKKLKTLECPFTAIGHPGGAYWSADGIKQLAKVLNDIGKRLLDNGIRFGYHNHKVEFEKFTDKVFLEEIYAQTDPKYLMGEIDTFWVQHGGSDPALWIRKLKGRMKEVHFKDMTIRKDQVIMAEIGEGNLNWKEIIKACEEIDARWYIIEQDKCERDPLESSKISLENLRKMGVK, translated from the coding sequence ATGAAGATCCCGTCAACAAAGATCGCATTGCAATGCTACTCGATACGTGACTATCTCAAAACACCTGAGGATATGGAGAAGACGTTCAAGAAAGTGAAGGAGATCGGTTACGAAGCTGTACAGCTTTCCGGTCTGGGGGAGATAGAGCCCCGGCGTCTGAAAGATATGCTCGATAAGAACGGGCTCTATTGCTGCGCATCGCACGACGGCATACCGGCGCTCACGGAGAAATTCGATGAGACGGTGAAGAAGCTCAAAACGCTGGAATGCCCGTTCACCGCTATCGGACATCCCGGCGGGGCCTATTGGAGCGCCGACGGCATAAAGCAACTTGCAAAAGTGCTCAACGACATCGGCAAACGGCTCCTCGACAACGGCATACGCTTCGGCTATCACAATCACAAGGTCGAGTTCGAGAAATTCACCGACAAGGTATTCCTGGAAGAGATCTACGCGCAGACTGATCCGAAATATCTCATGGGCGAAATAGATACGTTCTGGGTACAGCATGGCGGTTCCGACCCCGCGCTCTGGATACGCAAGCTCAAAGGCCGGATGAAAGAGGTCCATTTCAAGGACATGACCATTCGCAAGGACCAGGTCATCATGGCCGAGATCGGCGAAGGCAATCTCAACTGGAAAGAGATCATCAAGGCATGCGAAGAGATCGATGCGCGCTGGTATATCATCGAGCAGGATAAATGCGAACGCGATCCGCTTGAGTCCTCGAAGATATCGCTTGAGAATCTTCGGAAGATGGGCGTGAAGTAG
- the dnaB gene encoding replicative DNA helicase, translated as MSEGTLLTKVPPHSVEAEESVLGAMIQNPEAFYAVISKLHEGSFYIERHRLLFRTLTAMHEKNIQVHIETVLRYLAENNIADMVVGNDMGFLQRLVDVSPITRNAEYYADIISGKALLRELITASYNIQNLCFEAPEENVKQIADEAERLVFNVTKERLTNDFSSVKDLLVSTLKAIEDRSKLKAHVTGVPSGYRELDRLLGGFQPSDLIILAARPSMGKTSFALNIAENVATVPETSNFGIGIFSLEMNKSQIAERLISSKSLVSLSKIRRGEMAHHDWAKIGTALNTLHESNIFIDDSNPLSIMEIRGKARQMEAKFRDIARTTGKPVALKLIIVDYLQLISPPPSKRGESREQAVADMSRGLKSLAKELSVPVIALSQLNRDVEKRTEDKRPKLSDLRESGAIEQDADVVMFLHSDRYYDRNNTEEAAAPDDNSVEVVVAKHRNGALGDVKLMFLKELTRFRDPVTM; from the coding sequence ATGTCTGAGGGAACGCTCCTGACGAAAGTCCCGCCGCATTCCGTCGAGGCGGAGGAATCCGTTCTCGGTGCGATGATACAGAACCCCGAAGCATTCTACGCCGTCATTTCCAAGCTCCACGAAGGTTCATTCTACATCGAACGTCATCGTCTTCTCTTCCGAACGCTCACCGCCATGCACGAGAAGAACATTCAGGTGCATATCGAAACGGTGCTGCGCTACCTCGCGGAGAACAATATCGCCGATATGGTCGTGGGCAACGACATGGGTTTCCTCCAGCGCCTCGTCGATGTATCCCCGATAACGCGCAACGCCGAATACTATGCCGACATCATATCCGGGAAAGCGCTCCTGCGCGAGCTTATCACCGCCTCATACAATATCCAGAACCTCTGCTTTGAGGCGCCCGAAGAGAATGTAAAACAGATAGCCGATGAGGCGGAACGCCTCGTTTTCAATGTGACCAAAGAGCGCTTGACCAATGATTTCTCAAGCGTGAAGGACCTGCTCGTCTCCACGCTCAAAGCCATCGAGGACCGCTCGAAACTGAAGGCGCATGTGACCGGCGTGCCGTCGGGCTACCGCGAACTTGACAGACTGCTCGGCGGTTTCCAGCCGTCCGATCTCATCATACTCGCCGCGCGCCCGTCCATGGGAAAAACATCGTTCGCGCTCAATATCGCAGAGAACGTCGCCACCGTACCGGAAACATCGAACTTCGGCATCGGGATATTCTCGCTCGAAATGAACAAAAGCCAGATAGCAGAACGTCTCATCAGCTCGAAATCGCTCGTATCGCTCTCGAAGATCCGCCGCGGGGAAATGGCCCATCACGACTGGGCGAAGATCGGCACCGCGCTCAATACGCTCCACGAAAGCAATATCTTCATCGACGATTCCAATCCGCTGTCCATCATGGAGATACGCGGCAAGGCGCGTCAGATGGAGGCGAAATTCCGCGACATAGCCCGCACCACCGGCAAGCCCGTGGCGCTCAAGCTCATCATCGTCGATTATCTGCAGCTCATTTCGCCGCCGCCGTCCAAACGCGGGGAAAGCCGCGAACAGGCGGTGGCCGACATGTCGCGGGGGCTCAAATCGCTTGCCAAGGAACTCTCCGTCCCCGTCATCGCGCTCTCACAGTTGAACCGCGACGTTGAAAAACGCACCGAGGATAAACGCCCGAAGCTCTCCGACCTCCGCGAATCGGGAGCCATCGAACAGGACGCCGACGTGGTCATGTTCCTCCACAGCGACCGCTACTACGACAGGAATAATACCGAAGAGGCCGCCGCACCGGATGACAACAGTGTCGAGGTCGTCGTCGCAAAGCACCGTAACGGCGCGCTCGGCGATGTGAAGCTCATGTTCCTGAAGGAATTGACGCGTTTCCGCGATCCGGTGACGATGTAG